A genome region from Cohaesibacter gelatinilyticus includes the following:
- a CDS encoding DUF1638 domain-containing protein codes for MKQDDISIIEAGSKALPIIGTSFATVGEKASVLVIACGALAREILAVKEQLGLDHLTLTCLPANLHNRPEDIPQAVRDAIHKHRANYGKILIGFGDCGTGGLLDRVLQEEGVERLEGAHCYAFFSGSKAFETRADEEFTSFYLTDFLVRNFETMVIRPLGLDRFPQLRDTYFQHYEKLVYIVQHAEDGMIDKAKKAAERLQLPLEIRQTGYGDLEAFLARA; via the coding sequence ATGAAGCAGGATGATATCTCCATCATTGAGGCAGGGAGTAAAGCCCTGCCGATAATCGGGACATCATTCGCAACGGTTGGAGAAAAAGCTTCGGTACTGGTCATCGCCTGTGGTGCATTGGCTCGGGAAATTCTGGCCGTCAAGGAACAGTTGGGTCTGGATCACCTGACCCTGACCTGTTTGCCTGCGAATTTGCATAATCGCCCCGAGGATATTCCGCAGGCAGTGCGCGATGCAATTCACAAACATCGCGCCAATTATGGAAAAATTCTGATCGGTTTTGGCGATTGCGGTACCGGTGGTTTGCTGGATCGAGTATTGCAAGAAGAAGGCGTAGAGCGGTTGGAAGGTGCTCATTGCTATGCTTTCTTCAGCGGTTCCAAGGCCTTCGAGACCCGAGCTGATGAAGAATTTACCAGCTTTTATCTGACTGATTTCCTGGTCCGGAATTTCGAAACCATGGTCATTCGTCCCTTGGGGCTCGATCGATTCCCGCAACTGCGTGACACTTATTTCCAGCATTATGAAAAACTGGTCTATATAGTGCAGCATGCTGAAGACGGCATGATCGACAAAGCAAAAAAAGCCGCGGAGCGTCTTCAACTGCCGCTGGAAATTCGCCAGACTGGTTATGGCGACTTGGAAGCTTTTTTGGCAAGGGCGTGA
- a CDS encoding virulence factor: MAQKIIVYWRDIPAQVIVKKGRINAKRELPDIFIKAIDKCAMIDGAKDSDAYLADWRREVPITVSDNLDDEAAMAHDILVEAYPTSRLAQLVSRKGFEQKD; the protein is encoded by the coding sequence TTGGCTCAGAAAATCATTGTCTATTGGAGGGATATTCCGGCTCAGGTGATCGTCAAAAAGGGACGAATAAACGCCAAACGAGAATTACCGGACATCTTCATCAAAGCAATCGACAAATGCGCCATGATTGACGGTGCCAAGGATAGCGACGCCTACCTGGCAGACTGGCGTCGTGAGGTGCCGATTACCGTTTCCGACAATCTGGATGACGAAGCTGCGATGGCACATGACATCCTGGTTGAAGCTTATCCAACTTCCCGTCTCGCTCAATTGGTTTCCCGCAAAGGCTTTGAACAGAAGGACTGA
- a CDS encoding GlxA family transcriptional regulator: MAVGETRFKTCSDIDDKPQKVAFIVLERFSMIALAAAIDPLRLANRILERDLFEWTIYSLDGQPVRSSNHIDIAADASLDQLDSADIVLVVTGIDVERVQPSPLLGQKLRMLNARGAILGSLCTAAYLLAQYNLLDGYRCTIHWENLRSFREEFPDIDVSNDIFEIDRKRMTCAGGTAALDMMLMYIATFQSVSLAQEVAEVTLHQQIRTGEETQRYDLENRLGINNRNVLAAVAAMNDHVEDPLSCQQLAMMMNISSRQLERLFRKYFDSTPGQYYLKLRLEAARDLLRRTNRPILDVAVACGFTSTSHFTKCYREHFGPTPTKERQNMFWAAGNKNHDIARKP, translated from the coding sequence ATGGCGGTAGGTGAAACACGGTTTAAAACCTGTAGTGATATTGACGACAAGCCACAAAAAGTGGCCTTCATCGTTTTGGAACGTTTTTCCATGATTGCCCTCGCTGCGGCGATAGATCCCTTGCGACTTGCCAACCGCATTTTGGAACGGGATCTGTTTGAATGGACCATTTACAGTTTGGACGGACAGCCGGTACGTTCTTCCAATCACATCGATATTGCTGCTGATGCCTCACTTGATCAGCTGGATAGCGCCGATATCGTATTGGTTGTAACTGGTATAGATGTAGAACGGGTTCAACCCTCACCTCTTTTGGGACAGAAGTTACGGATGCTGAATGCCCGTGGAGCCATTCTCGGCTCCCTGTGCACCGCAGCTTATTTGCTGGCTCAATACAATCTGCTGGATGGCTATCGTTGCACCATTCATTGGGAGAATTTACGCAGTTTTCGCGAAGAATTCCCTGATATAGATGTCTCCAATGATATATTTGAAATTGATCGCAAACGCATGACATGTGCAGGCGGAACCGCAGCGCTTGACATGATGCTGATGTATATCGCCACTTTCCAATCGGTTTCCCTTGCACAGGAGGTGGCCGAGGTTACCTTGCATCAGCAAATTCGTACTGGTGAAGAGACCCAGCGCTATGATCTGGAGAATCGCCTTGGTATCAACAACCGAAATGTTCTGGCTGCGGTTGCCGCCATGAATGATCATGTCGAAGACCCCCTCAGTTGCCAGCAACTGGCTATGATGATGAATATCTCATCCCGACAGTTGGAAAGGTTGTTTCGGAAATACTTCGATTCCACACCAGGTCAGTATTACCTGAAGCTCCGTTTGGAAGCCGCTCGGGATCTTTTGCGCCGGACCAATCGACCAATTCTTGATGTAGCCGTTGCCTGTGGCTTTACCTCCACCTCGCATTTTACCAAATGCTATAGAGAGCATTTTGGCCCGACACCCACCAAGGAACGGCAAAATATGTTCTGGGCAGCAGGCAACAAGAACCATGATATAGCTCGCAAGCCTTAA
- a CDS encoding molybdopterin-dependent oxidoreductase encodes MPLSTKDEIDGFCCLCRSRCGAKFKVLDGKLIAAIPAPDHPTGKALCLKGKAAPEIWDNSDRLLYPLRRTNPKSEFDPGWERVSWETALADIAAQLDEIRSNHGAEAVGFGVTTPSGTPISDSIEWIERFIRLFGSPNTVYGTEICNWHKDHAHRFTYGSGILYPDYKNADAILLWGFNPSAVWLDQATQIAEARAQGTKIISVDPRKAGYALAADHWLRVMPGRDGPLALGLGNLLIERGAYDADFLARWSNASLLVRDDTGEFLREKDLSDIADAKRYVAVSNDGGFVFYDPISKTFDTPHDSLDLHAKIKVETNSGCISCRSAFLHYMDACAQWPVERVSEETTIPVQDILNASETLIRADRVAYYCWSGVGQHVDATQTDRAIALLMALKGGYDRFGGNVAYSKHPMNNVSGFDLFPDGQIEKALGYEERPLGPPSQGWIAARDLYRAILEEKPYKIRALIGFGSNMSVSHGDTEMAVTALEALDFHVQIDSVETPTARFADYLLPANTPWEREALRNGFEVSQEAESLIQLRPAVVASKGETRSDVEIVFDLAVRLGMGDAFFDGNIDAARAWQLLPSKLTLGDLRAQPKGICRPLSFRERKFAEATKNGMRGFTTPTGLVEIFSEQLLNHCYEPVPRFEDQVSTDRTDEFPLCLTTAKSGYYCHSQHRNIVSLRKRMSKPQVRIHPDTARAQGLEDGDWAELSSPHGTARMYVVLDPNLHPTVVVGSYGWWQGNTTLSMPSYDPFSKKGSNYNRLISGETHDPISGSVPHRSTRCSIKPLPGREFAKPAWQGFRSAFVQELEQVAHDCTRIAFSVAEMDTLPDFLPGQHITLKANIPSSDKPIVRCYSLIGSAVDPDRQVYQIMVRFVPAPTNANGVRDGLMSSFLNNELYPGRHVELRAPSGRFILPIKTDRPIVMVAGGIGVTPFLSYLETLAELDLSHPVRLIYANRNGSGHAYRERISFLQDLLPNLQVMNIYSDPLESDVLGSSHDKTGFVDTHDILRDWQNAMPEVYQCGPPPMMAEVENALVQAGYPPERIHREAFASLTSDKSIPDGPFQVTFAKTGRTIEWTKSSGSLLDLAENHGLTLAHGCRAGQCESCRIKIVEGSAMHYTELAFDEQNHCLACQAVPITNITIDS; translated from the coding sequence ATGCCATTATCTACGAAAGATGAGATTGACGGTTTCTGCTGCCTGTGCCGTTCACGTTGCGGCGCAAAGTTCAAGGTTTTGGATGGAAAGCTGATCGCTGCGATACCCGCTCCGGATCACCCCACCGGCAAAGCCCTTTGCCTGAAAGGGAAAGCAGCTCCCGAAATCTGGGACAATTCCGACCGTCTACTTTATCCCCTTCGCAGAACCAATCCAAAATCTGAATTCGATCCAGGTTGGGAACGCGTTTCATGGGAAACCGCCCTTGCCGACATAGCAGCACAGCTTGACGAGATCAGGTCTAATCATGGAGCAGAAGCGGTCGGTTTTGGCGTAACCACACCAAGCGGCACCCCGATAAGTGACTCTATCGAGTGGATTGAACGGTTCATTCGCCTGTTCGGAAGCCCCAATACTGTCTATGGCACAGAGATATGCAATTGGCACAAGGACCATGCACATAGATTCACATACGGATCAGGCATCCTCTATCCGGACTATAAGAACGCTGATGCAATTCTTTTGTGGGGCTTCAACCCTAGCGCAGTCTGGTTGGATCAGGCAACTCAGATTGCAGAAGCCAGAGCACAAGGTACCAAAATCATTTCGGTTGATCCCCGCAAAGCTGGTTATGCATTGGCAGCCGATCACTGGCTGCGTGTGATGCCGGGTCGGGATGGACCGCTTGCTTTAGGACTTGGTAACTTATTGATTGAACGCGGCGCATACGATGCTGATTTTCTTGCTCGGTGGAGCAACGCCAGTCTTTTGGTCAGAGATGATACCGGAGAGTTTTTGCGCGAGAAGGATCTGTCAGATATCGCCGATGCCAAACGTTATGTTGCTGTCAGCAATGATGGTGGCTTCGTATTCTATGATCCAATTAGCAAGACCTTTGACACCCCTCATGATTCGCTCGATCTACACGCTAAAATCAAAGTTGAAACCAACTCCGGTTGTATATCCTGCCGCTCTGCATTTTTACATTACATGGACGCCTGCGCACAATGGCCTGTTGAACGTGTGTCCGAAGAAACGACCATACCGGTACAAGACATTCTCAATGCAAGCGAAACGCTAATCAGAGCCGACCGAGTTGCCTATTATTGCTGGTCCGGGGTAGGGCAGCATGTCGATGCAACCCAGACCGACCGTGCGATTGCTTTGTTAATGGCCCTCAAGGGAGGATATGATAGATTTGGGGGAAATGTCGCCTATTCAAAACACCCGATGAACAATGTTTCTGGCTTTGATCTGTTTCCCGATGGTCAAATTGAAAAGGCATTGGGATATGAGGAAAGACCGCTTGGACCACCATCCCAAGGCTGGATTGCCGCACGAGATCTTTATCGGGCCATTCTTGAAGAAAAGCCTTATAAAATTCGCGCCTTGATTGGTTTCGGTTCCAATATGTCGGTTTCGCATGGGGACACCGAAATGGCTGTAACGGCATTGGAAGCACTGGATTTTCATGTTCAGATTGACAGTGTTGAAACACCTACAGCACGGTTTGCAGACTATCTCCTCCCAGCAAATACTCCTTGGGAACGAGAAGCATTACGTAATGGGTTCGAGGTCAGTCAAGAGGCAGAAAGCCTGATTCAACTTCGCCCCGCTGTGGTGGCATCAAAAGGAGAAACACGCTCGGATGTCGAGATTGTCTTCGACCTCGCAGTGCGACTTGGGATGGGTGACGCCTTTTTCGATGGAAACATCGACGCAGCGCGCGCATGGCAGTTGCTGCCTAGCAAATTGACACTTGGCGACCTGCGCGCGCAACCGAAAGGTATCTGTCGCCCACTTTCTTTCCGTGAAAGAAAATTTGCCGAGGCAACCAAAAACGGTATGCGTGGCTTTACCACTCCGACTGGTCTGGTTGAGATTTTTTCCGAACAACTATTGAACCACTGTTATGAACCTGTTCCGAGGTTTGAAGATCAGGTCTCTACAGATAGAACGGATGAATTTCCTCTGTGTCTTACAACCGCCAAAAGCGGATATTATTGCCATTCACAGCACCGTAATATCGTTTCCTTGCGCAAAAGAATGTCGAAACCACAGGTGCGAATTCATCCTGATACAGCGCGGGCACAGGGGCTTGAAGATGGCGATTGGGCCGAACTGTCCTCTCCACATGGTACAGCCAGAATGTATGTTGTGTTGGACCCCAATCTTCATCCAACCGTCGTTGTCGGTAGTTACGGCTGGTGGCAAGGCAATACGACCTTAAGTATGCCAAGTTATGATCCCTTTTCGAAAAAGGGATCAAATTATAACAGGCTGATCTCGGGCGAAACGCACGACCCGATCAGCGGCTCAGTTCCACATCGCTCTACTCGCTGCTCTATCAAACCGCTACCAGGGCGTGAGTTCGCAAAACCTGCGTGGCAAGGCTTCAGATCTGCTTTTGTACAGGAGCTCGAACAGGTTGCCCACGATTGTACACGCATCGCATTTTCAGTGGCGGAGATGGATACACTTCCTGATTTTCTGCCTGGTCAGCACATTACTCTCAAAGCCAACATACCCAGCAGTGATAAGCCGATCGTGCGTTGCTATTCACTGATTGGCAGTGCTGTTGATCCGGATCGACAGGTGTATCAGATTATGGTTCGATTTGTGCCTGCTCCGACCAATGCAAATGGGGTGCGGGATGGACTAATGTCGAGCTTTCTCAACAACGAGTTATATCCCGGAAGACATGTTGAATTAAGAGCACCATCCGGTCGTTTCATCCTTCCAATCAAGACAGACAGACCAATTGTAATGGTTGCGGGTGGCATTGGGGTTACACCTTTTTTGAGTTACCTGGAAACTTTGGCAGAACTTGATCTCTCTCATCCAGTCAGGTTGATCTACGCAAATCGTAACGGCTCGGGTCACGCCTATCGCGAGCGCATTTCCTTCCTTCAAGATCTGTTGCCCAACCTGCAGGTTATGAATATTTATAGTGATCCACTAGAATCGGATGTTTTGGGATCTTCGCACGATAAAACTGGATTTGTTGATACACACGATATTCTGCGAGACTGGCAAAATGCTATGCCGGAGGTTTATCAGTGCGGTCCACCGCCAATGATGGCAGAAGTTGAAAATGCACTTGTTCAAGCAGGGTATCCACCTGAGCGCATTCACAGAGAAGCATTTGCATCGTTGACCTCTGACAAATCAATTCCGGACGGACCATTTCAGGTGACTTTCGCAAAAACCGGAAGGACAATCGAATGGACCAAATCTTCGGGTAGCCTATTGGATTTGGCTGAAAATCATGGTCTTACGTTGGCCCATGGCTGTCGTGCCGGTCAATGTGAAAGCTGCCGTATCAAAATCGTGGAAGGATCAGCAATGCATTACACAGAACTTGCTTTTGATGAACAGAATCATTGCCTTGCCTGTCAGGCAGTTCCCATAACCAACATCACCATTGATAGCTGA
- a CDS encoding BCCT family transporter: MVDSETTNDQENDTHYQLGQDNVQVMGLDIHNPVFAISAVVIVAFVVISLLFQESAGAFFGWLRPTMTNTFDWVLLSSANLFVLFSLLLIVTPLGKVRLGGKEARPDYSYAGWFAMLFAAGMGIGLMFFGVSEPLSHYGSSFGGTAMENGVRTDWAPLGGAAGNVDDARQLAMAATIFHWGLHPWAIYAIVALALAFFSYNRGLPLTLRSAFQPILGDRVWGWPGHVIDILGVFATLFGLATSLGLGAEQALAGLNFLFGVPVTGTMKVVLILGITGVALISVVAGLEAGVKRLSEINMVLAIGLLAFIFLLGPTGFIVSGFFENIGAYLREIVPLSNPFGREDQNFMQGWTAFYWAWWISWAPFVGMFIARVSKGRTVREFITCVLIIPTVVSIFWMSTFGGAAIDQVVTMGNEAVSSAAQPVKLFEMVKAFPLTEVLSFVGIVLVIVFFVTSSDSGSLVIDGITAGGKIDAPVVQRVFWAIFEGLIAIALLLGGGLGALQAAAVATGVPFTFVLLGMMVAIFMGLRKEYKMYS; this comes from the coding sequence ATGGTCGATTCAGAAACTACGAATGATCAGGAAAACGATACTCATTACCAACTTGGGCAAGACAATGTTCAAGTCATGGGGTTGGATATTCACAACCCCGTTTTCGCAATCTCGGCTGTGGTCATTGTGGCCTTTGTTGTTATCTCACTTCTGTTTCAGGAAAGTGCAGGTGCATTTTTTGGTTGGTTACGCCCTACCATGACCAATACCTTTGACTGGGTGTTGCTATCATCAGCCAATCTATTTGTCCTTTTCTCGTTGTTGTTGATTGTCACACCTTTGGGCAAAGTACGTTTGGGCGGCAAGGAAGCACGACCGGACTATTCCTATGCTGGCTGGTTTGCGATGCTTTTCGCAGCCGGCATGGGCATCGGCCTGATGTTCTTCGGTGTATCCGAACCATTGTCTCATTATGGCAGTTCCTTTGGTGGAACAGCTATGGAAAATGGCGTAAGGACAGACTGGGCACCTTTGGGCGGCGCTGCTGGCAATGTTGATGACGCGCGTCAGCTTGCCATGGCAGCAACCATTTTCCATTGGGGTCTGCATCCATGGGCAATCTATGCGATTGTGGCTTTGGCGCTTGCCTTCTTCAGCTATAATCGCGGACTTCCGTTAACGCTTCGCTCGGCATTTCAACCCATTCTGGGAGACCGAGTCTGGGGCTGGCCTGGGCATGTCATCGACATTCTGGGTGTCTTTGCGACATTGTTTGGTTTGGCAACATCACTGGGCCTTGGTGCAGAACAGGCTCTTGCCGGACTGAATTTCCTGTTCGGTGTTCCGGTAACTGGCACCATGAAGGTGGTTCTCATTCTTGGCATTACGGGTGTCGCCTTGATTTCCGTGGTTGCCGGTCTGGAAGCCGGGGTCAAGCGACTGTCCGAGATCAACATGGTCCTGGCAATCGGATTGCTGGCCTTCATCTTCCTGCTTGGCCCAACTGGTTTCATTGTTTCAGGTTTCTTTGAAAATATCGGTGCATACCTGCGTGAAATTGTTCCGCTCTCCAATCCGTTCGGTCGTGAAGACCAGAACTTCATGCAAGGTTGGACTGCCTTTTATTGGGCTTGGTGGATTTCCTGGGCACCTTTCGTGGGTATGTTCATTGCTCGCGTTTCCAAAGGCCGGACTGTGCGGGAATTCATCACTTGCGTTCTGATCATCCCAACAGTTGTCAGTATCTTTTGGATGTCCACCTTTGGTGGTGCCGCAATCGATCAAGTCGTAACCATGGGCAACGAAGCTGTTTCCAGTGCTGCTCAACCGGTCAAGCTGTTTGAAATGGTCAAGGCTTTCCCTCTTACTGAGGTTCTGTCCTTTGTCGGCATCGTTCTGGTCATCGTCTTCTTCGTCACCTCGTCTGATTCCGGATCATTGGTCATCGACGGCATCACAGCTGGTGGCAAGATTGATGCTCCGGTGGTCCAACGTGTTTTCTGGGCCATCTTCGAGGGTCTGATTGCAATTGCATTGCTGCTTGGCGGCGGGTTGGGTGCCTTGCAGGCGGCTGCAGTCGCAACAGGCGTCCCGTTCACTTTCGTGCTTCTTGGCATGATGGTCGCGATCTTTATGGGATTGCGAAAAGAGTACAAAATGTACAGCTAA
- a CDS encoding LysR family transcriptional regulator — translation MLPTIRQLEFFVATAEAGQISRAAALINVTQSSITIAIRRLESLLGYRLFNRKSHGMELTPQGEDFLRHANAILASLHEAIEAPKEIASDISGTVRLAVTDTISGYFLPVVWQRVAHDHPGLRLSVTEASRPQIEEGLFAGTYDLGLALTSNLPNPERYQLRQVLSSPRNLWVAANHSLADRETVSFAELNNENYILLTMDEHENTMRQIWEKYDFVPRILYKSKSMEALRSMVAQGMGVSILSDMVYRSWSLDGQRIVRKHLSDTVPNMDTGVFWPKENSTTTVTRALIKCICRGK, via the coding sequence ATGCTTCCTACAATTCGTCAGCTTGAATTTTTTGTTGCCACCGCTGAAGCCGGGCAAATTTCCCGTGCTGCAGCGCTCATCAATGTGACGCAGTCCTCGATTACCATTGCTATTCGGCGGTTAGAAAGCCTGCTGGGATATAGGTTGTTCAACCGAAAGTCTCATGGCATGGAATTGACCCCGCAAGGAGAAGATTTTCTGCGCCATGCAAATGCCATATTGGCTTCGTTGCATGAAGCAATAGAAGCGCCAAAAGAAATAGCATCCGATATCTCGGGAACGGTACGTCTAGCGGTAACAGATACTATCTCCGGTTATTTTCTGCCTGTTGTCTGGCAGAGAGTAGCTCATGACCATCCCGGATTACGACTATCGGTGACCGAAGCTAGCCGCCCGCAAATTGAAGAAGGATTGTTTGCAGGCACTTATGATCTGGGTTTGGCGCTGACGTCAAACCTGCCGAACCCGGAACGCTATCAGCTTCGCCAAGTCCTTTCATCTCCTCGGAACCTCTGGGTAGCGGCCAATCATTCTCTTGCTGATCGTGAAACCGTAAGTTTTGCCGAGTTAAACAACGAAAACTATATTCTTCTCACAATGGACGAACATGAGAACACAATGCGGCAGATTTGGGAAAAATACGATTTTGTTCCGCGGATTCTATATAAAAGCAAGTCCATGGAAGCACTACGTAGTATGGTTGCGCAGGGAATGGGTGTCAGTATTCTTTCTGACATGGTTTACAGGTCATGGTCGCTGGATGGGCAACGCATCGTTCGAAAACACTTGAGTGATACTGTTCCAAATATGGACACGGGTGTATTTTGGCCGAAGGAAAACTCGACCACCACAGTAACGCGAGCGCTGATAAAGTGTATTTGCCGTGGCAAGTGA
- a CDS encoding corrinoid protein, with protein MSDEEMIDLASLGDEDLVAQMHDDLYDGLAEEIEEGVRILLDRKWEAYRVLTDALVEGMRIVGVDFRDGILFVPEVLMSANAMKAGMAILRPLLAEAGAPRMGKMVIGTVKGDIHDIGKNLVSMMMEGAGFDVIDIGINNPVENYLEALEEHQPDILGMSALLTTTMPYMKVVIDTLEEKGLRDKYIVMVGGAPLNEEFGEAIGADAYCRDAAVAVEMAKDLIARKHNQLGA; from the coding sequence ATGTCTGATGAAGAAATGATTGATCTGGCGTCCCTTGGTGATGAAGATCTCGTAGCCCAAATGCACGACGATTTGTATGACGGACTGGCCGAGGAAATTGAAGAAGGTGTACGCATTCTCCTTGATCGGAAATGGGAGGCATACAGGGTTCTGACCGATGCTCTCGTTGAAGGCATGCGAATTGTGGGCGTTGATTTCCGTGATGGAATTCTGTTCGTGCCGGAAGTTTTGATGTCTGCCAATGCCATGAAAGCCGGTATGGCCATTTTGCGGCCACTCTTGGCTGAAGCTGGTGCTCCGCGCATGGGTAAAATGGTCATTGGTACCGTCAAGGGCGATATCCATGACATTGGCAAGAATCTTGTCTCCATGATGATGGAAGGTGCCGGATTTGATGTCATTGATATTGGCATCAACAACCCGGTTGAAAACTATCTTGAAGCATTGGAAGAGCATCAGCCTGACATCCTGGGCATGTCAGCTCTGCTGACCACAACCATGCCTTATATGAAGGTTGTGATCGATACGCTGGAGGAAAAAGGTCTCCGTGACAAGTATATCGTCATGGTTGGTGGGGCTCCGTTGAATGAGGAGTTCGGTGAGGCTATCGGTGCCGATGCTTATTGCCGTGACGCTGCTGTCGCTGTCGAAATGGCCAAGGATCTGATTGCTCGCAAGCATAACCAGTTGGGAGCCTGA
- a CDS encoding ABC transporter ATP-binding protein: MASIQLNKIKKSFGPVEVLKGIDIDIKDGEFVAFVGPSGCGKSTLLRTIAGLETITDGELYIGDKLMNDLSPKDRGIAMVFQSYALYPHMNVYKNMAFGLSVSKEDKSTTNDRVMEAARILQLEDYLDRYPRQLSGGQRQRVAIGRAIVRNPQVFLFDEPLSNLDAALRADMRVELARLHGDLKATMIYVTHDQVEAMTLADKIVVLYNGTLQQVGTPLELYHQPANLFVAGFIGSPKMNLIKGKVASIDDEGIQLDVPNLTLGKIKFKGSERLSQGDDVTLGLRPSDFSDIGEGSGSLDGTVVLTERLGNETVVSIAAGDQTWTATIGGLNPVRRGEELTVTFDPANVHLFDKDDLALERLSLPDVIHQSLK, from the coding sequence ATGGCTTCTATTCAACTAAACAAAATCAAGAAATCATTTGGCCCTGTCGAAGTTCTCAAGGGCATTGATATCGATATCAAGGATGGCGAATTTGTTGCCTTTGTAGGTCCGTCCGGTTGCGGTAAATCCACGCTTTTGCGGACCATCGCGGGCTTGGAGACCATCACCGATGGAGAGCTCTATATTGGTGACAAGCTGATGAACGATCTCTCGCCAAAGGATCGCGGCATTGCCATGGTCTTTCAGTCCTATGCCCTCTATCCGCATATGAATGTTTACAAGAATATGGCCTTTGGACTTTCCGTTTCCAAGGAAGACAAATCCACAACCAACGATCGGGTGATGGAGGCGGCCCGCATTCTTCAACTGGAAGATTATCTCGACCGTTATCCTCGCCAATTGTCCGGTGGTCAGCGCCAACGAGTAGCGATTGGCCGGGCGATCGTGCGCAATCCGCAAGTCTTTTTGTTCGATGAACCGCTTTCCAATCTTGATGCAGCATTGCGCGCTGACATGCGTGTCGAGTTGGCGCGTCTGCACGGGGATCTCAAAGCCACCATGATCTATGTGACGCATGATCAGGTGGAAGCCATGACATTGGCTGACAAGATCGTGGTGCTCTATAACGGTACGCTGCAACAAGTTGGCACTCCACTGGAACTCTATCACCAGCCAGCCAACTTGTTTGTTGCCGGTTTCATCGGTTCTCCCAAGATGAATCTGATCAAAGGCAAAGTCGCCTCGATTGATGACGAGGGCATACAGCTGGATGTTCCCAATCTCACATTGGGCAAAATAAAGTTCAAGGGTTCCGAGCGCCTTTCGCAAGGCGATGACGTCACTCTTGGCCTGCGCCCCAGTGATTTCAGCGATATTGGTGAGGGGTCTGGTTCCTTGGATGGCACGGTTGTGCTGACGGAGCGCCTTGGTAACGAAACAGTGGTGAGCATTGCTGCAGGAGACCAGACCTGGACCGCTACCATTGGTGGCCTCAACCCGGTTCGGCGAGGGGAAGAGCTGACGGTGACATTTGATCCTGCCAACGTCCATCTCTTCGATAAAGATGACTTGGCTCTGGAAAGACTTAGCCTTCCGGATGTCATCCATCAGAGCTTGAAATAG
- a CDS encoding GFA family protein, producing the protein MRGQCLCGAVQYRLHGSIRPVIACHCIQCRKTSGHYVAATQVKTANLEIEGSDAICWYQSSDQARRGFCSTCGSQLFWQPRDKDVTSVMAGTLDGNTGLAIEQQIYCEDKGDYYSLPVLSAEKTS; encoded by the coding sequence ATGAGAGGACAATGTTTATGTGGCGCAGTACAATATCGGCTCCACGGTTCAATCCGACCAGTTATCGCGTGCCATTGCATTCAATGTCGCAAGACCAGCGGGCATTATGTTGCAGCCACACAAGTAAAAACGGCCAATCTTGAAATTGAGGGAAGCGACGCCATTTGCTGGTATCAATCTTCTGACCAAGCCCGGCGCGGCTTTTGCAGCACCTGTGGCAGCCAGCTTTTTTGGCAACCACGAGACAAAGATGTGACCTCTGTCATGGCCGGTACCCTCGACGGCAATACCGGCCTTGCCATTGAACAGCAGATTTATTGCGAGGATAAGGGAGATTATTATTCTCTGCCTGTGTTATCGGCAGAAAAGACATCATAA